The stretch of DNA GCCGAACTGGCTGATATCGGCGTACAAGTAGAATGCCCCTTCCGGCTCGACGGCGATGTTGAAACCCAACTCGCGCAACGCCGGCAGCAGGAAGTCACGACGGCGACCGAATTCAGCGCGGCGCTCTTCGAGAATGGCGATCGTGCCCGGCTCGAAACAGGCCAAAGCGGCGTACTGCGCCATGCTCGGAGCACTGATGTAGAGGTTCTGCGCGAGCTTTTCCAATTCGCCGACCGCCGCGTCAGGCGCCACCAGCCAGCCGAGGCGCCAACCGGTCATGCCGAAATACTTGGAGAAACTGTTGAGCACAAAGGCGCTGTCATCGACCTCCAGCACGCTCGCCGCATCGGTGCCGTAGGTCAGGCCGTGATAAATCTCGTCCACCACCAGATGCCCGTGCCGCGCCTTGATCGCTGTGGATAACCCGGCCAGCTCATCACGGGTCAGGATCGTCCCGGTCGGGTTGGCCGGCGAAGCCACCAACGCACCGACGCTGTCGTGATCCCAATGCCGTGCCACCAGATCCGGGGTCAGTTGATAACGCACCTCCGGCCCGACCGGAACCAGTTGCGCCGCGCCTTCAACCAGGCGCAGGAAATGCCGGTTGCACGGGTAACCGGGATCCGCCAGCAACCAGTGTTTGCCGGGATCGACCAGCAAGGCACTGGCCAGTAACAGGGCGCCGGAGCCACCGGGGGTGATCAGAATCCGGCGCGGATCGATGTTCAGGCCATAACGCTGTTGATAGAAACCGGAAATCGCCTCGCGCAGCTCGGGAATGCCCCGCGCGGCGGTGTAGCGGGTCTTGCCCGCCGTCAGCGCCGCTTGCCCGGCACGGATGATCGGCTCGGCTGTGGTGAAGTCCGGCTCGCCGATTTCCAGGTGGATCACGTCGTGACCTTCGGCCTGCAATTCGTTGGCCCGCGCCAGCAGCGCCATCACATGGAACGGTTCGATCGCACGACTGCGCGCACTGTAGGGCTGAGCCATTGGCCTTCCTTCGACGGGAAAAAGAGACGATTCTACCCATCTGCCGGAACGAGCGAGAACCCATCGCGGTCACACCCTCAAGAACACTGGACTGTAACGAGATGAGCGTACGCTCCAGAATTGACTAAAATCAGTGATTGAACAGGTCTTCAGCACCACCAGACACGGCTTGCCAAACATTTGCAAGCGCCACCCGCCGGGGCCTCGACATCCGGGAGTAGCGCAGGCCGAATTGATCTGGTAAGTTCGCCCGCTTGCAGCCGCAGGGCCGGCAGGTGTCGGTGATGG from Pseudomonas sp. P8_229 encodes:
- a CDS encoding pyridoxal phosphate-dependent aminotransferase, coding for MAQPYSARSRAIEPFHVMALLARANELQAEGHDVIHLEIGEPDFTTAEPIIRAGQAALTAGKTRYTAARGIPELREAISGFYQQRYGLNIDPRRILITPGGSGALLLASALLVDPGKHWLLADPGYPCNRHFLRLVEGAAQLVPVGPEVRYQLTPDLVARHWDHDSVGALVASPANPTGTILTRDELAGLSTAIKARHGHLVVDEIYHGLTYGTDAASVLEVDDSAFVLNSFSKYFGMTGWRLGWLVAPDAAVGELEKLAQNLYISAPSMAQYAALACFEPGTIAILEERRAEFGRRRDFLLPALRELGFNIAVEPEGAFYLYADISQFGGDAFAFCRHFLEVEHVAFTPGLDFGRYQAGHHVRFAYTQNLPRLQEAVERIAHGLKSWQG